The proteins below are encoded in one region of Ferruginibacter lapsinanis:
- a CDS encoding helix-turn-helix domain-containing protein produces the protein MDDRLILIKLGERVKELRQLNNMTQAELAIKSNLEKSRISRIESGQMNSTVFTVHKLSTALDVHIAELFK, from the coding sequence ATGGATGATCGTCTCATACTAATAAAGCTTGGTGAAAGAGTTAAAGAACTCAGGCAACTTAATAATATGACGCAGGCTGAACTGGCAATCAAATCTAATCTTGAAAAATCCAGAATATCGAGAATAGAGTCTGGTCAAATGAATTCAACCGTTTTCACCGTACACAAACTGAGTACCGCACTTGATGTGCATATAGCTGAATTATTTAAATGA